CTTCTTTTTTCAACAAAAGCCTTTCAGATTCTTCTCATGTTACGCATATAAAAGCTGCAGCCACATTAGAAAAGGTAAACGACACCATCATAACATATGGCTACGATGATAATTTTAATGAAATTGAAAAAAAAACGGTTCAGAAAATTATTCAGCCTGATTATGTAATTGCGCTGCAGAGCTCAGCTGTTGAAAAAACACAGCAATATTTTCAGCATAAAAAATGGATGAATGCCCGGAACCAGTTTACGGCAATTCCGTTCCAGCCGAATATAATTACCAGAACCGGAGTTGGCTTTGAAATAAAATCTACCCGGAAACCGGTACCTTCATCTCCATTGCTGAAAGAAAATTTTATTTTCATCAGAAACAGTGCTTTGCTATCATCTTCTTTTAAGTCTTTAACGGCAGCCGAAAAGAAAATAATTTCAGGCGTAGACTATATTTTTTACGGAAACAGGAACGAGGATTATTATTTAAGCCTGAAATTCAAAAAAGAGGAACTGCCTTTGATCTTAAGGTGGTAAATATCATTTAATACCGATTTATCAATGGAATTTTTAGATACCGGATTGCTGAAAACCTTCACCCATTATTTTTTACATTTTGTTTTCCCGATTTTTATTGCGTTGGTTTTTTACCGTGACAACTGGAAAAAAGCATACCTGATCCTGCTGGTAACCATGCTGGTAGATCTGGACCATTTATTTGCAGACCCTGTTTTCGATCCGGACCGGGCAAGTGTGGGATTCCATTTTTTACATTCTTATTATGCCATTGCGGTGTATTTTTTGATGCTTTTTTTTAAAGGAAATATCAGGATCATCGGTATCGGGTTGCTGTTTCATATGTTGACGGACCTTCAGGATTTTTATCTCTGGAACCATTAACCGGATCAGGAAACAGATCCAAGGTAATTACATTTTAAAATTTTTATTACTCAATAGATTATTAATATTTTCTTTTGATATTCTAAACGTCATAGATTTTTTGTATTTTGTAGACGCTATGAGAATAAATGACTTTTTACATTATACGTTCATTTTTCCTGTTCTGGCAGTGGGATATTATTTTTCCGGACTGATGGGAACAGGGGTTATTTTTGATGTAATTGCCGGCATTCTTTTAACCGGAAGCGTTATTTCAGCTGTTCATCATGCAGAAGTGGTAGCTCATAAAGTGGGGGAACCTTTCGGAACTATTATCT
The sequence above is a segment of the Chryseobacterium sp. JJR-5R genome. Coding sequences within it:
- a CDS encoding DUF6122 family protein; translation: MEFLDTGLLKTFTHYFLHFVFPIFIALVFYRDNWKKAYLILLVTMLVDLDHLFADPVFDPDRASVGFHFLHSYYAIAVYFLMLFFKGNIRIIGIGLLFHMLTDLQDFYLWNH